In Populus nigra chromosome 1, ddPopNigr1.1, whole genome shotgun sequence, one genomic interval encodes:
- the LOC133703131 gene encoding probable transcription factor At5g61620 yields the protein MVKEAARKCSHCGQNGHNSRTCTKDCIKLFGVSIEKREQTIKGSASLDNIAALDDINGAHHVDPGYSSDGVIGSKRGRTAYTRKKGKPWTEEEHRTFLSGLSNLGKGDWRGISKKFVITRTPSQVASHAQKYFLRQQASNEKKKRRSSLFDMTFKGTDLASHQDAPKLPLIKTCGSSSQASTSSASPLRKAGEDIPSPAISPLHLINQFPLLCLHNPQVMSPTVAAGTGVSNYNPCMQRVLANGRRSFPASKATPFVSMMNYPRAYHPYMLNSPASLVGCAPCIAHQPSGIPSPSSFPQSFSPQGASTSLAKMEDPLELKIGQPPKSPQGANISSPASGAISVI from the exons ATGGTAAAAGAGGCAGCAAGAAAGTGCTCCCATTGTGGCCAAAATGGCCATAACTCAAGAACATGTACTAAGGATTGTATCAAATTGTTTGGAGTTAGCATTGAAAAACGTGAACAAACAATTAAAGGAAGTGCTAGCTTGGATAACATAGCAGCCTTAGATGACATTAACGGTGCACATCATGTCGATCCCGGCTATAGTTCCGACGGCGTTATCGGTTCTAAGAGAGGCAGAACAGCGTATACAAGGAAGAAAG GCAAGCCATGGACCGAGGAGGAGCATAGAACATTTTTATCTGGCCTAAGCAATCTTGGCAAGGGCGATTGGAGAGGCATTTCGAAGAAATTTGTGATTACTAGGACCCCAAGTCAGGTTGCTAGTCATGCACAGAAGTATTTTCTGAGACAGCAGGCTTCAAATGAGAAGAAGAAACGTAGATCAAGCCTCTTTGACATGACCTTCAAAGGAACT GATCTGGCTTCTCATCAGGATGCTCCGAAACTGCCTTTAATTAAGACTTGTGGGAGTTCATCACAG GCTAGCACCTCTTCAGCTTCACCATTGAGGAAAGCTGGCGAGGATATCCCATCACCA GCTATCAGCCCATTACACCTCATCAACCAATTTCCTTTGCTTTGCTTGCATAATCCCCAGGTCATGAGTCCTACTGTCGCAGCCGGTACTGGCGTTTCAAACTACAATCCTTGCATG CAACGAGTCCTTGCCAATGGACGGCGGAGCTTTCCGGCAAGTAAAGCAACACCCTTTGTCTCCATGATGAACTATCCAAGGGCCTACCATCCTTACATGCTTAACAGCCCTGCAAGCCTGGTTGGTTGCGCACCTTGTATTGCCCATCAACCATCCGGTATCCCTTCACCAAGTTCATTTCCTCAGAGCTTTTCTCCACAAGGTGCTTCAACTTCATTAGCAAAAATGGAAGACCCTCTTGAGCTTAAAATTGGACAACCCCCTAAATCCCCCCAAGGAGCAAATATATCATCCCCAGCATCTGGTGCCATTAGTGTTATATGA
- the LOC133680988 gene encoding polycomb group protein EMBRYONIC FLOWER 2-like isoform X1, translating into MPGIPLVTRETSSYSRSTIDQMCREDARGGGVLHLTEEEEIAAEESLSIYCKPVELYNILQRRSIGNPSFLQRCLLYKIQAKNKRRIQMTISMLVTLNGVVQSHNIFPLYVLLARLVSNIGVLEYSAVYRFSQPCVLTGFAGVEGSTQVQANFILPEMNKLASEVKSGSLHVLLVSFAGGQSSMHGIDLTKGHLENVGGCCILGKIPLDSLCNFWEKSPNLGLGQRVEVTSPVDMNACFLKLNCLTEDNCVLIQIPFNSETVNTSQLQVNISAEEVGAKEKSSYTCSDMSSSSSSHVIRLRAGNVIFNYRYYNNKLQKTEVTEDFSCPFCLVKCASFKGLRYHLPSSHDLFDFEFWITQEFQAVNISVKTDIWRSKTVADGLDPKQQTFFCSKKPKRKRPKNLIPNAKNAHDKTLSRQRGAGELLDKIGGGKDLPTTSMCGTEYGEHNLSRFYVSGVSGSAAQAYPDAECVQMVPGNNLAPPAMLQFAKTRKLSIERSDMRNRMLLHKRQFFHSHRAQSMEIEQVMSDRDSEDEVDDDVADFEDRRMLDDFVDVTKDEKQMMHLWNSFVRKQRVLADGHIPWACEAFTRLHGHDLFLAPTLMWCWRLFMIKLWNHGLLDARTMNLCNMILEQYQKQDLDPMKN; encoded by the exons ATGCCGGGGATTCCTTTAGTCACTCGTGAAACTTCCTC GTACAGTCGAAGCACGATAGATCAGATGTGCCGTGAAGATGCACGTGGTGGTGGTGTTTTGCATTtaactgaagaagaagaaattgctGCCGAAGAAAGTCTTTCGATTTATTGCAAGCCTGTTGAGCTTTATAATATTCTTCAGCGTCGCTCGATTggaaat CCGTCATTTTTGCAAAGATGTTTGCTGTATAAAATACAGGCCAAGAATAAAAGAAG AATACAAATGACGATTTCCATGCTTGTGACACTAAATGGAGTTGTACAATCGCATAATATATTTCCCTTGTATGTTTTGTTGGCAAGGCTTGTATCCAACATTGGGGTTTTAGAG TATTCTGCAGTATATCGCTTTAGTCAACCATGTGTTTTGACCGGCTTTGCTGGAGTTGAGGGTAGTACTCAAGTACAAGCGAATTTCATTCTCCCTGAGATGAATAAGCTAGCATCAGAGGTCAAATCTGGCTCACTGCATGTCTTGCTTGTCAGCTTTG CTGGGGGCCAAAGTTCTATGCATGGAATCGATTTAACCAAGGGTCATTTGG AAAATGTTGGAGGATGCTGTATATTGGGGAAGATACCATTAGACTCGCTATGTAATTTCTGGGAGAAGTCACCAAATTTGGGTTTGGGACAAAGAGTGGAGGTGACATCTCCTGTTGACATGAATGCTTGTTTCTTGAAG TTGAATTGTTTGACCGAGGACAACtgtgttttaattcaaattccaTTTAATTCTGAAACTGTG AATACATCACAGCTGCAAGTCAACATTTCTGCAGAAGAGGTTGGAGCTAAGGAAAAATCTTCATACACATGTAGTGACATGTCTTCTTCATCTTCGTCTCATGTTATTCG GTTGAGGGCGGGAAATGTCATTTTCAACTAtagatattataataataagttgCAAAAAACTGAAG TAACTGAAGACTTTTCCTGCCCATTTTGCTTGGTAAAATGTGCAAGCTTCAAG GGTCTGAGATATCACTTGCCCTCGTCACATGACCTCTTCGACTTTGAATTTTGG ATAACTCAAGAATTTCAAGCTGTTAATATATCTGTGAAAACTGATATTTGGAGATCCAAG ACTGTTGCAGATGGTCTTGATCCAAAACAACAGACCTTCTTTTG TTCAAAGAAACCAAAGCGCAAAAGACCCAAGAACCTTATTCCAAATGCAAAGAATGCACATGACAAGACTCTGAGCAGGCAACGGGGAGCCGGTGAGCTTCTTGACAAGATTGGTG GTGGGAAGGATTTGCCAACAACTAGCATGTGTGGCACAGAGTATGGTGAACACAATCTTTCCAGATTTTATGTTTCAGGGGTATCGGGGTCTGCAGCACAAGCATATCCTGATGCTGAATGTGTTCAAATGGTACCTGGAAATAATCTTGCACCCCCTGCCATGCTACAGTTCGCAAAGACTAGAAAATTATCAATTGAAAGGTCTGACATGAGAAA cCGTATGCTCCTTCACAAACGACAATTTTTTCACTCACATAGAGCTCAG tcaatGGAAATTGAGCAAGTTATGTCAGATCGGGATAGTGAGGATGAAGTTGACGATGATGTTGCGGATTTTGAAGACCGAAGG ATGCTTGATGATTTTGTAGATGTGACTAAAGATGAGAAACAAATGATGCACTTATGGAACTCATTTGTGAGGAAGCAGCG GGTGCTTGCAGATGGACATATCCCATGGGCATGTGAGGCCTTCACAAGATTGCATGGACACGACCTTTTCCTAGCCCCAACTCTGATGTG GTGTTGGAGATTATTTATGATCAAACTGTGGAATCATGGTCTACTTGATGCACGTACGATGAACTTGTGTAATATGATTCTCGAACAATACCAAAAGCAGGACTTGGATCCTATGAAAAACTAG
- the LOC133680988 gene encoding polycomb group protein EMBRYONIC FLOWER 2-like isoform X2, whose translation MPGIPLVTRETSSRSTIDQMCREDARGGGVLHLTEEEEIAAEESLSIYCKPVELYNILQRRSIGNPSFLQRCLLYKIQAKNKRRIQMTISMLVTLNGVVQSHNIFPLYVLLARLVSNIGVLEYSAVYRFSQPCVLTGFAGVEGSTQVQANFILPEMNKLASEVKSGSLHVLLVSFAGGQSSMHGIDLTKGHLENVGGCCILGKIPLDSLCNFWEKSPNLGLGQRVEVTSPVDMNACFLKLNCLTEDNCVLIQIPFNSETVNTSQLQVNISAEEVGAKEKSSYTCSDMSSSSSSHVIRLRAGNVIFNYRYYNNKLQKTEVTEDFSCPFCLVKCASFKGLRYHLPSSHDLFDFEFWITQEFQAVNISVKTDIWRSKTVADGLDPKQQTFFCSKKPKRKRPKNLIPNAKNAHDKTLSRQRGAGELLDKIGGGKDLPTTSMCGTEYGEHNLSRFYVSGVSGSAAQAYPDAECVQMVPGNNLAPPAMLQFAKTRKLSIERSDMRNRMLLHKRQFFHSHRAQSMEIEQVMSDRDSEDEVDDDVADFEDRRMLDDFVDVTKDEKQMMHLWNSFVRKQRVLADGHIPWACEAFTRLHGHDLFLAPTLMWCWRLFMIKLWNHGLLDARTMNLCNMILEQYQKQDLDPMKN comes from the exons ATGCCGGGGATTCCTTTAGTCACTCGTGAAACTTCCTC TCGAAGCACGATAGATCAGATGTGCCGTGAAGATGCACGTGGTGGTGGTGTTTTGCATTtaactgaagaagaagaaattgctGCCGAAGAAAGTCTTTCGATTTATTGCAAGCCTGTTGAGCTTTATAATATTCTTCAGCGTCGCTCGATTggaaat CCGTCATTTTTGCAAAGATGTTTGCTGTATAAAATACAGGCCAAGAATAAAAGAAG AATACAAATGACGATTTCCATGCTTGTGACACTAAATGGAGTTGTACAATCGCATAATATATTTCCCTTGTATGTTTTGTTGGCAAGGCTTGTATCCAACATTGGGGTTTTAGAG TATTCTGCAGTATATCGCTTTAGTCAACCATGTGTTTTGACCGGCTTTGCTGGAGTTGAGGGTAGTACTCAAGTACAAGCGAATTTCATTCTCCCTGAGATGAATAAGCTAGCATCAGAGGTCAAATCTGGCTCACTGCATGTCTTGCTTGTCAGCTTTG CTGGGGGCCAAAGTTCTATGCATGGAATCGATTTAACCAAGGGTCATTTGG AAAATGTTGGAGGATGCTGTATATTGGGGAAGATACCATTAGACTCGCTATGTAATTTCTGGGAGAAGTCACCAAATTTGGGTTTGGGACAAAGAGTGGAGGTGACATCTCCTGTTGACATGAATGCTTGTTTCTTGAAG TTGAATTGTTTGACCGAGGACAACtgtgttttaattcaaattccaTTTAATTCTGAAACTGTG AATACATCACAGCTGCAAGTCAACATTTCTGCAGAAGAGGTTGGAGCTAAGGAAAAATCTTCATACACATGTAGTGACATGTCTTCTTCATCTTCGTCTCATGTTATTCG GTTGAGGGCGGGAAATGTCATTTTCAACTAtagatattataataataagttgCAAAAAACTGAAG TAACTGAAGACTTTTCCTGCCCATTTTGCTTGGTAAAATGTGCAAGCTTCAAG GGTCTGAGATATCACTTGCCCTCGTCACATGACCTCTTCGACTTTGAATTTTGG ATAACTCAAGAATTTCAAGCTGTTAATATATCTGTGAAAACTGATATTTGGAGATCCAAG ACTGTTGCAGATGGTCTTGATCCAAAACAACAGACCTTCTTTTG TTCAAAGAAACCAAAGCGCAAAAGACCCAAGAACCTTATTCCAAATGCAAAGAATGCACATGACAAGACTCTGAGCAGGCAACGGGGAGCCGGTGAGCTTCTTGACAAGATTGGTG GTGGGAAGGATTTGCCAACAACTAGCATGTGTGGCACAGAGTATGGTGAACACAATCTTTCCAGATTTTATGTTTCAGGGGTATCGGGGTCTGCAGCACAAGCATATCCTGATGCTGAATGTGTTCAAATGGTACCTGGAAATAATCTTGCACCCCCTGCCATGCTACAGTTCGCAAAGACTAGAAAATTATCAATTGAAAGGTCTGACATGAGAAA cCGTATGCTCCTTCACAAACGACAATTTTTTCACTCACATAGAGCTCAG tcaatGGAAATTGAGCAAGTTATGTCAGATCGGGATAGTGAGGATGAAGTTGACGATGATGTTGCGGATTTTGAAGACCGAAGG ATGCTTGATGATTTTGTAGATGTGACTAAAGATGAGAAACAAATGATGCACTTATGGAACTCATTTGTGAGGAAGCAGCG GGTGCTTGCAGATGGACATATCCCATGGGCATGTGAGGCCTTCACAAGATTGCATGGACACGACCTTTTCCTAGCCCCAACTCTGATGTG GTGTTGGAGATTATTTATGATCAAACTGTGGAATCATGGTCTACTTGATGCACGTACGATGAACTTGTGTAATATGATTCTCGAACAATACCAAAAGCAGGACTTGGATCCTATGAAAAACTAG
- the LOC133680988 gene encoding polycomb group protein EMBRYONIC FLOWER 2-like isoform X3: MPGIPLVTRETSSYSRSTIDQMCREDARGGGVLHLTEEEEIAAEESLSIYCKPVELYNILQRRSIGNPSFLQRCLLYKIQAKNKRRIQMTISMLVTLNGVVQSHNIFPLYVLLARLVSNIGVLEYSAVYRFSQPCVLTGFAGVEGSTQVQANFILPEMNKLASEVKSGSLHVLLVSFAGGQSSMHGIDLTKGHLENVGGCCILGKIPLDSLCNFWEKSPNLGLGQRVEVTSPVDMNACFLKLNCLTEDNCVLIQIPFNSETVNTSQLQVNISAEEVGAKEKSSYTCSDMSSSSSSHVIRLRAGNVIFNYRYYNNKLQKTEVTEDFSCPFCLVKCASFKGLRYHLPSSHDLFDFEFWITQEFQAVNISVKTDIWRSKTVADGLDPKQQTFFCSKKPKRKRPKNLIPNAKNAHDKTLSRQRGAGELLDKIGGGKDLPTTSMCGTEYGEHNLSRFYVSGVSGSAAQAYPDAECVQMVPGNNLAPPAMLQFAKTRKLSIESRMLLHKRQFFHSHRAQSMEIEQVMSDRDSEDEVDDDVADFEDRRMLDDFVDVTKDEKQMMHLWNSFVRKQRVLADGHIPWACEAFTRLHGHDLFLAPTLMWCWRLFMIKLWNHGLLDARTMNLCNMILEQYQKQDLDPMKN; encoded by the exons ATGCCGGGGATTCCTTTAGTCACTCGTGAAACTTCCTC GTACAGTCGAAGCACGATAGATCAGATGTGCCGTGAAGATGCACGTGGTGGTGGTGTTTTGCATTtaactgaagaagaagaaattgctGCCGAAGAAAGTCTTTCGATTTATTGCAAGCCTGTTGAGCTTTATAATATTCTTCAGCGTCGCTCGATTggaaat CCGTCATTTTTGCAAAGATGTTTGCTGTATAAAATACAGGCCAAGAATAAAAGAAG AATACAAATGACGATTTCCATGCTTGTGACACTAAATGGAGTTGTACAATCGCATAATATATTTCCCTTGTATGTTTTGTTGGCAAGGCTTGTATCCAACATTGGGGTTTTAGAG TATTCTGCAGTATATCGCTTTAGTCAACCATGTGTTTTGACCGGCTTTGCTGGAGTTGAGGGTAGTACTCAAGTACAAGCGAATTTCATTCTCCCTGAGATGAATAAGCTAGCATCAGAGGTCAAATCTGGCTCACTGCATGTCTTGCTTGTCAGCTTTG CTGGGGGCCAAAGTTCTATGCATGGAATCGATTTAACCAAGGGTCATTTGG AAAATGTTGGAGGATGCTGTATATTGGGGAAGATACCATTAGACTCGCTATGTAATTTCTGGGAGAAGTCACCAAATTTGGGTTTGGGACAAAGAGTGGAGGTGACATCTCCTGTTGACATGAATGCTTGTTTCTTGAAG TTGAATTGTTTGACCGAGGACAACtgtgttttaattcaaattccaTTTAATTCTGAAACTGTG AATACATCACAGCTGCAAGTCAACATTTCTGCAGAAGAGGTTGGAGCTAAGGAAAAATCTTCATACACATGTAGTGACATGTCTTCTTCATCTTCGTCTCATGTTATTCG GTTGAGGGCGGGAAATGTCATTTTCAACTAtagatattataataataagttgCAAAAAACTGAAG TAACTGAAGACTTTTCCTGCCCATTTTGCTTGGTAAAATGTGCAAGCTTCAAG GGTCTGAGATATCACTTGCCCTCGTCACATGACCTCTTCGACTTTGAATTTTGG ATAACTCAAGAATTTCAAGCTGTTAATATATCTGTGAAAACTGATATTTGGAGATCCAAG ACTGTTGCAGATGGTCTTGATCCAAAACAACAGACCTTCTTTTG TTCAAAGAAACCAAAGCGCAAAAGACCCAAGAACCTTATTCCAAATGCAAAGAATGCACATGACAAGACTCTGAGCAGGCAACGGGGAGCCGGTGAGCTTCTTGACAAGATTGGTG GTGGGAAGGATTTGCCAACAACTAGCATGTGTGGCACAGAGTATGGTGAACACAATCTTTCCAGATTTTATGTTTCAGGGGTATCGGGGTCTGCAGCACAAGCATATCCTGATGCTGAATGTGTTCAAATGGTACCTGGAAATAATCTTGCACCCCCTGCCATGCTACAGTTCGCAAAGACTAGAAAATTATCAATTGAAAG cCGTATGCTCCTTCACAAACGACAATTTTTTCACTCACATAGAGCTCAG tcaatGGAAATTGAGCAAGTTATGTCAGATCGGGATAGTGAGGATGAAGTTGACGATGATGTTGCGGATTTTGAAGACCGAAGG ATGCTTGATGATTTTGTAGATGTGACTAAAGATGAGAAACAAATGATGCACTTATGGAACTCATTTGTGAGGAAGCAGCG GGTGCTTGCAGATGGACATATCCCATGGGCATGTGAGGCCTTCACAAGATTGCATGGACACGACCTTTTCCTAGCCCCAACTCTGATGTG GTGTTGGAGATTATTTATGATCAAACTGTGGAATCATGGTCTACTTGATGCACGTACGATGAACTTGTGTAATATGATTCTCGAACAATACCAAAAGCAGGACTTGGATCCTATGAAAAACTAG
- the LOC133680988 gene encoding polycomb group protein EMBRYONIC FLOWER 2-like isoform X4 — MPGIPLVTRETSSYSRSTIDQMCREDARGGGVLHLTEEEEIAAEESLSIYCKPVELYNILQRRSIGNPSFLQRCLLYKIQAKNKRRIQMTISMLVTLNGVVQSHNIFPLYVLLARLVSNIGVLEYSAVYRFSQPCVLTGFAGVEGSTQVQANFILPEMNKLASEVKSGSLHVLLVSFAGGQSSMHGIDLTKGHLENVGGCCILGKIPLDSLCNFWEKSPNLGLGQRVEVTSPVDMNACFLKLNCLTEDNCVLIQIPFNSETVNTSQLQVNISAEEVGAKEKSSYTCSDMSSSSSSHVIRLRAGNVIFNYRYYNNKLQKTEVTEDFSCPFCLVKCASFKGLRYHLPSSHDLFDFEFWITQEFQAVNISVKTDIWRSKTVADGLDPKQQTFFCSKKPKRKRPKNLIPNAKNAHDKTLSRQRGAGGKDLPTTSMCGTEYGEHNLSRFYVSGVSGSAAQAYPDAECVQMVPGNNLAPPAMLQFAKTRKLSIERSDMRNRMLLHKRQFFHSHRAQSMEIEQVMSDRDSEDEVDDDVADFEDRRMLDDFVDVTKDEKQMMHLWNSFVRKQRVLADGHIPWACEAFTRLHGHDLFLAPTLMWCWRLFMIKLWNHGLLDARTMNLCNMILEQYQKQDLDPMKN, encoded by the exons ATGCCGGGGATTCCTTTAGTCACTCGTGAAACTTCCTC GTACAGTCGAAGCACGATAGATCAGATGTGCCGTGAAGATGCACGTGGTGGTGGTGTTTTGCATTtaactgaagaagaagaaattgctGCCGAAGAAAGTCTTTCGATTTATTGCAAGCCTGTTGAGCTTTATAATATTCTTCAGCGTCGCTCGATTggaaat CCGTCATTTTTGCAAAGATGTTTGCTGTATAAAATACAGGCCAAGAATAAAAGAAG AATACAAATGACGATTTCCATGCTTGTGACACTAAATGGAGTTGTACAATCGCATAATATATTTCCCTTGTATGTTTTGTTGGCAAGGCTTGTATCCAACATTGGGGTTTTAGAG TATTCTGCAGTATATCGCTTTAGTCAACCATGTGTTTTGACCGGCTTTGCTGGAGTTGAGGGTAGTACTCAAGTACAAGCGAATTTCATTCTCCCTGAGATGAATAAGCTAGCATCAGAGGTCAAATCTGGCTCACTGCATGTCTTGCTTGTCAGCTTTG CTGGGGGCCAAAGTTCTATGCATGGAATCGATTTAACCAAGGGTCATTTGG AAAATGTTGGAGGATGCTGTATATTGGGGAAGATACCATTAGACTCGCTATGTAATTTCTGGGAGAAGTCACCAAATTTGGGTTTGGGACAAAGAGTGGAGGTGACATCTCCTGTTGACATGAATGCTTGTTTCTTGAAG TTGAATTGTTTGACCGAGGACAACtgtgttttaattcaaattccaTTTAATTCTGAAACTGTG AATACATCACAGCTGCAAGTCAACATTTCTGCAGAAGAGGTTGGAGCTAAGGAAAAATCTTCATACACATGTAGTGACATGTCTTCTTCATCTTCGTCTCATGTTATTCG GTTGAGGGCGGGAAATGTCATTTTCAACTAtagatattataataataagttgCAAAAAACTGAAG TAACTGAAGACTTTTCCTGCCCATTTTGCTTGGTAAAATGTGCAAGCTTCAAG GGTCTGAGATATCACTTGCCCTCGTCACATGACCTCTTCGACTTTGAATTTTGG ATAACTCAAGAATTTCAAGCTGTTAATATATCTGTGAAAACTGATATTTGGAGATCCAAG ACTGTTGCAGATGGTCTTGATCCAAAACAACAGACCTTCTTTTG TTCAAAGAAACCAAAGCGCAAAAGACCCAAGAACCTTATTCCAAATGCAAAGAATGCACATGACAAGACTCTGAGCAGGCAACGGGGAGCCG GTGGGAAGGATTTGCCAACAACTAGCATGTGTGGCACAGAGTATGGTGAACACAATCTTTCCAGATTTTATGTTTCAGGGGTATCGGGGTCTGCAGCACAAGCATATCCTGATGCTGAATGTGTTCAAATGGTACCTGGAAATAATCTTGCACCCCCTGCCATGCTACAGTTCGCAAAGACTAGAAAATTATCAATTGAAAGGTCTGACATGAGAAA cCGTATGCTCCTTCACAAACGACAATTTTTTCACTCACATAGAGCTCAG tcaatGGAAATTGAGCAAGTTATGTCAGATCGGGATAGTGAGGATGAAGTTGACGATGATGTTGCGGATTTTGAAGACCGAAGG ATGCTTGATGATTTTGTAGATGTGACTAAAGATGAGAAACAAATGATGCACTTATGGAACTCATTTGTGAGGAAGCAGCG GGTGCTTGCAGATGGACATATCCCATGGGCATGTGAGGCCTTCACAAGATTGCATGGACACGACCTTTTCCTAGCCCCAACTCTGATGTG GTGTTGGAGATTATTTATGATCAAACTGTGGAATCATGGTCTACTTGATGCACGTACGATGAACTTGTGTAATATGATTCTCGAACAATACCAAAAGCAGGACTTGGATCCTATGAAAAACTAG
- the LOC133680988 gene encoding polycomb group protein EMBRYONIC FLOWER 2-like isoform X5 encodes MPGIPLVTRETSSYSRSTIDQMCREDARGGGVLHLTEEEEIAAEESLSIYCKPVELYNILQRRSIGNPSFLQRCLLYKIQAKNKRRIQMTISMLVTLNGVVQSHNIFPLYVLLARLVSNIGVLEYSAVYRFSQPCVLTGFAGVEGSTQVQANFILPEMNKLASEVKSGSLHVLLVSFAGGQSSMHGIDLTKGHLENVGGCCILGKIPLDSLCNFWEKSPNLGLGQRVEVTSPVDMNACFLKNTSQLQVNISAEEVGAKEKSSYTCSDMSSSSSSHVIRLRAGNVIFNYRYYNNKLQKTEVTEDFSCPFCLVKCASFKGLRYHLPSSHDLFDFEFWITQEFQAVNISVKTDIWRSKTVADGLDPKQQTFFCSKKPKRKRPKNLIPNAKNAHDKTLSRQRGAGELLDKIGGGKDLPTTSMCGTEYGEHNLSRFYVSGVSGSAAQAYPDAECVQMVPGNNLAPPAMLQFAKTRKLSIERSDMRNRMLLHKRQFFHSHRAQSMEIEQVMSDRDSEDEVDDDVADFEDRRMLDDFVDVTKDEKQMMHLWNSFVRKQRVLADGHIPWACEAFTRLHGHDLFLAPTLMWCWRLFMIKLWNHGLLDARTMNLCNMILEQYQKQDLDPMKN; translated from the exons ATGCCGGGGATTCCTTTAGTCACTCGTGAAACTTCCTC GTACAGTCGAAGCACGATAGATCAGATGTGCCGTGAAGATGCACGTGGTGGTGGTGTTTTGCATTtaactgaagaagaagaaattgctGCCGAAGAAAGTCTTTCGATTTATTGCAAGCCTGTTGAGCTTTATAATATTCTTCAGCGTCGCTCGATTggaaat CCGTCATTTTTGCAAAGATGTTTGCTGTATAAAATACAGGCCAAGAATAAAAGAAG AATACAAATGACGATTTCCATGCTTGTGACACTAAATGGAGTTGTACAATCGCATAATATATTTCCCTTGTATGTTTTGTTGGCAAGGCTTGTATCCAACATTGGGGTTTTAGAG TATTCTGCAGTATATCGCTTTAGTCAACCATGTGTTTTGACCGGCTTTGCTGGAGTTGAGGGTAGTACTCAAGTACAAGCGAATTTCATTCTCCCTGAGATGAATAAGCTAGCATCAGAGGTCAAATCTGGCTCACTGCATGTCTTGCTTGTCAGCTTTG CTGGGGGCCAAAGTTCTATGCATGGAATCGATTTAACCAAGGGTCATTTGG AAAATGTTGGAGGATGCTGTATATTGGGGAAGATACCATTAGACTCGCTATGTAATTTCTGGGAGAAGTCACCAAATTTGGGTTTGGGACAAAGAGTGGAGGTGACATCTCCTGTTGACATGAATGCTTGTTTCTTGAAG AATACATCACAGCTGCAAGTCAACATTTCTGCAGAAGAGGTTGGAGCTAAGGAAAAATCTTCATACACATGTAGTGACATGTCTTCTTCATCTTCGTCTCATGTTATTCG GTTGAGGGCGGGAAATGTCATTTTCAACTAtagatattataataataagttgCAAAAAACTGAAG TAACTGAAGACTTTTCCTGCCCATTTTGCTTGGTAAAATGTGCAAGCTTCAAG GGTCTGAGATATCACTTGCCCTCGTCACATGACCTCTTCGACTTTGAATTTTGG ATAACTCAAGAATTTCAAGCTGTTAATATATCTGTGAAAACTGATATTTGGAGATCCAAG ACTGTTGCAGATGGTCTTGATCCAAAACAACAGACCTTCTTTTG TTCAAAGAAACCAAAGCGCAAAAGACCCAAGAACCTTATTCCAAATGCAAAGAATGCACATGACAAGACTCTGAGCAGGCAACGGGGAGCCGGTGAGCTTCTTGACAAGATTGGTG GTGGGAAGGATTTGCCAACAACTAGCATGTGTGGCACAGAGTATGGTGAACACAATCTTTCCAGATTTTATGTTTCAGGGGTATCGGGGTCTGCAGCACAAGCATATCCTGATGCTGAATGTGTTCAAATGGTACCTGGAAATAATCTTGCACCCCCTGCCATGCTACAGTTCGCAAAGACTAGAAAATTATCAATTGAAAGGTCTGACATGAGAAA cCGTATGCTCCTTCACAAACGACAATTTTTTCACTCACATAGAGCTCAG tcaatGGAAATTGAGCAAGTTATGTCAGATCGGGATAGTGAGGATGAAGTTGACGATGATGTTGCGGATTTTGAAGACCGAAGG ATGCTTGATGATTTTGTAGATGTGACTAAAGATGAGAAACAAATGATGCACTTATGGAACTCATTTGTGAGGAAGCAGCG GGTGCTTGCAGATGGACATATCCCATGGGCATGTGAGGCCTTCACAAGATTGCATGGACACGACCTTTTCCTAGCCCCAACTCTGATGTG GTGTTGGAGATTATTTATGATCAAACTGTGGAATCATGGTCTACTTGATGCACGTACGATGAACTTGTGTAATATGATTCTCGAACAATACCAAAAGCAGGACTTGGATCCTATGAAAAACTAG